The following coding sequences lie in one Periophthalmus magnuspinnatus isolate fPerMag1 chromosome 24, fPerMag1.2.pri, whole genome shotgun sequence genomic window:
- the tmem181 gene encoding transmembrane protein 181 has protein sequence MELLAPMRLYTLSKRHFVLVFVVFLLCFGLTVFIGIAGPRIIDEQGRNGEQLLLKNFSAKTGPYRLISPPLTTYNQQLWLICLMQVDHSNVVDFKQSFEINVELKGVMQDASVMHINNVPQKSRMLHCSTIKCDEIIVLHLGFLNYTQYQVTVHFKGLENITNDIKTNFVWKMYNPTFSQVEIWFRFVFVVMTFVVTCMFAHSLRKFSMRDWGIEQKWMSVLLPLLLLYNDPFFPLSFLVNSWFPGTLDAFFQSLFLCALLLFWLCVYHGIRVQGERKCLTFYLPKLIIVGLLWLSAVTLGIWQTVNEVQDPTYQYKVDIGNFQGMKVFFLIVVSLYILYLIFLIVRACSELKNMPYSDLRLKFLTALTFVVLIISMVILYLRFGAKALQDNFVAELSTNYQNSAEFLSFYGLLNFYLYTLAFVYSPSKNALYDSQLKDNPAFSMLNDSDDEVIYGSDYEDMPLQNGRAIKATAKYQDETDSD, from the exons ATGGAGCT ATTGGCCCCTATGCGGCTCTATACTTTGTCAAAAAGGCACTTTGTCCTGGTGTTTGTAGTGTTTCTACTATGCTTTGGCCTCACAGTCTTCATAGGAATTGCAG GTCCAAGGATAATTGATGAACAAGGACGCAATGGTGAGCAGCTACTTCTGAAGAATTTCTCAGCAAAG ACGGGCCCTTACCGTCTTATATCGCCTCCTCTCACTACTTACAACCAGCAGTTATGGCTAATATGTCTGATGCAGGTTGATCATAGCAATG TGGTCGACTTTAAGCAGAGTTTTGAGATTAATGTGGAGCTAAAAGGAGTAATGCAGGATGCCAGTGTAATGCACATAAACAATGTTCCGCAGAAATCTCGAATGTTGCATTGCAGCACAATT AAATGTGATGAGATCATTGTATTACATTTGGGCTTCCTGAACTACACACAGTACCAAGTGACAGTTCATTTCAAAGGCCTTGAAAACATTACCAATGACATTAAGACCAATTTTGTG TGGAAAATGTACAACCCCACTTTCTCTCAAGTAGAAATATGGTTTCGCTTTGTCTTTGTGGTGATGACCTTTGTTGTGACA TGCATGTTTGCTCACTCACTAAGGAAGTTCTCCATGAGAGATTGGGGCATTGAACAAAAATGGATGTCGGTCCTACTTCCTCTGCTTTTACTGTACAATG ATCCCTTTTTCCCATTGTCATTCCTGGTAAATAGTTGGTTCCCTGGGACATTGGATGCATTTTTTCAGTCACTTTTCCTTTGTgcccttttgttgttttggctcTGTGTCTACCATGGTATTAGGGTTCAG GGGGAGAGGAAGTGTCTGACATTTTATCTTCCAAAGCTAATAATTGTCGGGCTATTGTGGCTCTCAGCAGTTACACTTGGCATATGGCAAAC agTAAATGAAGTTCAGGACCCAACCTATCAGTACAAAGTCGATATTGGTAACTTTCAG GGCATGAAGGTCTTCTTCCTTATTGTAGTTTCTCTCTACATCCTCTACCTCATTTTCCTGATTGTCAGAGCCTGTTCTGAACTAAAGAACATGCCCTACTCTG ATCTCAGGCTGAAGTTTTTGACAGCATTGACATTTGTGGTCCTGATAATAAG CATGGTTATTCTCTACTTGAGGTTTGGTGCCAAAGCTCTTCAGGACAATTTTGTAGCTGAGCTGTCCACTAATTATCAGAACT CAGCTGAATTTTTATCTTTCTATGGTTTACTCAACTTTTACCTGTACACATTAGCGTTTGTGTATTCTCCTTCTAAAAACGCCCTGTATG ACTCCCAGCTAAAGGATAACCCTGCTTTCTCAATGCTGAATGATTCAGATGATGAAGTTATATATGG gaGTGATTATGAAGACATGCCTTTACAAAATGGACGGGCAATTAAAGCAACAGCTAAATACCAGGATGAGACTGACAGCGACTGA
- the dynlt1b gene encoding dynein light chain Tctex-type 1 — MDEFQAEDETTFVVEEVSKIIKESVEATIGGNTYQHNRVNQWTTNVVEQCLSQLSKLGKPFKYIVTCVIMQKNGAGLQTANACFWDNTTDGSCAVRWENKSMYCIVTVFGLAI, encoded by the exons ATGGACGAATTTCAGGCTGAGGATGAG ACAACCTTTGTCGTTGAAGAAGttagcaaaataataaaagag tcCGTTGAGGCAACCATTGGTGGGAATACCTATCAGCACAACAGGGTCAATCAATGGACAACCAATGTTGTGGAGCAGTGCCTTAGTCAGCTCAGCAAACTAGGGAAGCCTTTCAAATATATTG TAACCTGTGTCATCATGCAGAAAAATGGAGCTGGCCTGCAAACAgctaatgcatgtttttgggaTAACACTACTGACG GAAGCTGTGCAGTGAGGTGGGAAAACAAGTCAATGTACTGCATCGTCACAGTTTTTGGATTGGCCATTTGa
- the gtf2h5 gene encoding general transcription factor IIH subunit 5 produces the protein MVNVHKGVLVECDPAMKQFLLYLDETMALGKKFILKDLDDTHVFILAEVVQTLQDRVGQLMDQNSFPITQK, from the exons ATGGTAAACGTGCACAAAGGAGTTCTCGTTGAATG TGACCCTGCTATGAAACAGTTCCTGCTTTACTTGGATGAAACAATGGCCCTCGGAAAGAAGTTCATTCTCAAAGACTTGGACGACACACACGTCTTCATACTCGCAGAAGTGGTGCAGACACTGCAGGACAGAGTGGGACAGTTAATGGATCAAAACTCATTTCCAATCACTCAGAAGTAA
- the serac1 gene encoding protein SERAC1: MSGAALRLIHCRKLSSTTGSEAFQWRNLIRKVAKVTGAVVLGGCLFITYEVAALDKAITIDTSAVVKEKYKSYIYLKGVSSEEKDNFAAELTQKARKELHKAARRFLEVSSWLFQQSLDEHFRHVDADPHEVALWVLLKKAKSANKAVRLQAVQELGENHNWHDYQYQTAAQVIDQRTAVGLARTPQVDLRFFRPPPALLNAQEDVSAEDGLRQLLGSLPQSEVDKCVQYFTSLALRESTQSLAAQRGGLWCFGGNGLPYAQSLTSVPSEKVESFCLQALVQHSKVQSHCGPIVKNGGLHLLEKIFQLRKDSLKIQRNIVRIIGNLAINESLHQDIVQSGWVSVLAEMMQSPHVMQASHAARALANLDRETVMEKYQDGIYVLHPQTRGNQDIKADVLFIHGILGAAFKTWRQKDRSNSSEDDDMEHRNDYTECWPKSWLAADCPNIRVLSVDYDTHLSDWMSKCPAEDQRKSLAYRSQELLKKLQQAGVGQRPVVWVAHSMGGLLVKKMLLNAAEDPNMQELLKNTKGILFYSVPHRGTYMAEYSINVRYLLFPSIEVRELCRDSPALCNLNEGFLNIVKKRDIQVLSFAETLPTIIGPMIKILVVPTQSADLGIGELIEVDVDHLNICKPEKKNSFLYRRSLQFIQEALHKYINS, from the exons ATGTCTGGTGCAGCACTGCGTTTGATTCACTGTCGAAAGCTGAGTTCAACAACAGGGTCTGAAGCTTTTCAATGGAGAAACTTGATTA gaAAAGTAGCCAAAGTAACAGGTGCAGTTGTCTTGGG TGGCTGTCTCTTCATCACATATGAAGTGGCTGCTTTGGACAAGGCTATAACTATTGACACTAGTGCTGTTGTCAAAGAGAAATACAAATCGTATATCTATCTTAAAGGAGTCTCTTCAGAAGAAAAAGACAACTTCGCTGCAG AACTTACACAAAAAGCAAGAAAGGAGCTACATAAAGCAGCACGGCGTTTCTTAGAAGTGTCTTCTTGGCTCTTTCAACAGTCTCTTGATG AGCATTTTCGCCATGTGGATGCTGACCCACATGAGGTGGCTTTATGGGTCCTCCTGAAAAAGGCAAAATCAGCCAACAAAGCTGTTCGTCTGCAGGCTGTTCAGGAACTTGGAGAAAATCACAACTGGCATG ATTATCAGTATCAAACAGCAGCTCAGGTTATAGACCAGCGAACAGCAGTGGGTTTGGCCAGGACTCCTCAGGTTGACCTGCGCTTCTTCAGGCCACCACCAGCCCTTTTAAACGCTCAGGAG GATGTGTCTGCAGAAGATGGACTGAGGCAGCTGTTGGGCTCTCTGCCTCAGTCAGAGGTGGACAAATGTGTTCAATACTTTACTTCTCTGGCTCTCCGGGAGAGCACTCAGTCTTTGGCAGCACAACGG GGAGGACTATGGTGTTTTGGTGGTAATGGACTGCCCTATGCCCAGAGCCTGACTTCAGTCCCTTCTGAAAAGGTGGAGTCCTTTTGTTTACAAGCTTTGGTGCAACATTCAAAG GTTCAGAGTCACTGTGGTCCTATTGTTAAAAATGGGGGCCTGCATCTGCTTGAGAAAATTTTCCAGCTTCGCAAAGATTCACTTAAAATTCAAAGAAATATTGTTCGCATCATAGGAAATTTGGCAATTAATGAGAGCCTTCACCAAGACATTGTACAGTCTG GGTGGGTGTCTGTCTTGGCTGAAATGATGCAGTCCCCTCATGTCATGCAAGCCTCCCATGCAGCCCGTGCTCTTGCCAACTTGGATAGGGAAACAGTTATGGAGAAATACCAGGATGGGATATATGTTCTCCATCCCCAAACACGCGGCAA TCAGGATATCAAAGCAGATGTACTCTTCATTCATGGGATTTTAGGTGCAGCTTTTAAAACATGGCGACAGAAAGACCGTAGTAACTCATCTGAGGATGATGACATGGAGCATAGAAATGACTACACAGAGTGCTGGCCCAAA TCTTGGCTGGCAGCAGATTGCCCTAATATTAGAGTGTTATCTGTGGATTATGACACTCATCTCAGTGACTGGATGTCCAAGTGCCCTGCTGAGGATCAGAG GAAGTCATTAGCCTACAGGAGCCAGGAACTGCTGAAAAAGTTGCAGCAGGCTGGAGTTGGACAAAGACCAGTGGTCTGGGTCGCCCACAGTATGGGAG GGCTGCTTGTCAAGAAAATGCTGCTTAACGCTGCAGAGGACCCAAACATGCAAGAGTTGCTAAAAAACACCAaaggcattttattttatagcgTCCCTCATCGTGGCACCTACATGGCTGAGTACTCGATCAATGTCAGATATCTGCTGTTTCCTTCAATAGAAGTCAGGGAGCTATGCAGAG ACTCTCCAGCACTCTGTAACCTTAATGAGGGCTTTTTGAACATAGTCAAAAAAAGGGACATTCAAGTTCTTAGTTTTGCTGAGACCCTTCCTACTATCATTGGACCTATGATCAAAATACTGGTGGTGCCAACGCAATCAGCAG aTCTTGGCATTGGAGAGCTCATTGAGGTGGATGTCGATCATCTGAACATCTGTAAgccagagaagaagaactcgTTTCTATACAGACGAAGCCTCCAGTTTATTCAGGAAGCACTGCACAAATACATCAACTCCTAA
- the myct1a gene encoding myc target protein 1 homolog codes for MAENSTNIFLEILQSYDAVPLIIAFCVSVAVGLVLGAVIYVLLTWMSRRKAGSVSITRRPSRKSRTSSRSRPNFKRNNSYDRRSNNNLLGAAFSFHRQSSSPDQLDPLGYKSSFRGSTFHPLLHCSQIAREAEEGSPTSLPRTPTLTSSTGTAQASEQVAVDPSRPESFWGNTSLRGFHVTQTPPPAYESIIRAYQETST; via the exons ATGGCAGAGAACAGCACAAATATCTTTCTGGAAATACTTCAGTCTTATGATGCAG TGCCTCTGATCATTGCTTTCTGTGTGTCGGTGGCTGTGGGTCTAGTCTTGGGTGCTGTGATCTATGTGCTCCTAACCTGGATGTCCCGGCGCAAGGCAGGCTCTGTAAGCATCACACGACGGCCCTCTCGCAAATCCCGCACCTCTTCACGGTCGCGCCCCAATTTCAAACGCAACAACAGCTACGATCGCCGCAGTAACAACAACTTACTGGGAGCTGCCTTTAGCTTCCACCGCCAGAGCTCTTCCCCTGATCAGCTGGACCCATTGGGGTACAAATCAAGCTTTAGAGGATCCACATTCCACCCTTTGCTCCATTGCAGCCAAATTgcaagagaggcagaggaggggagCCCAACTTCACTTCCACGTACCCCAACTTTGACCTCCTCCACAGGGACAGCTCAAGCCTCTGAGCAGGTTGCTGTTGATCCATCCAGACCAGAGTCTTTTTGGGGAAACACAAGTCTGAGAGGTTTCCATGTAACACAAACTCCACCTCCAGCTTATGAGAGCATCATCCGAGCTTATCAGGAAACAAGCACCTGA